Proteins encoded by one window of Egibacteraceae bacterium:
- a CDS encoding phosphoribosyltransferase family protein produces the protein MPPRGETGGNIPSVQGPELQRKLVKVMLDHGYRRFDEPIELASGELSHDFIDAKRALARGPNLHGACKAMIDLFTFSGQKFDAVGGLTMGADMLSHGMALVSKQRWFVIRKAAKGRGTDQRIEGTELTEGMHVLVVDDVVTTGGSILEACEVVEAAGAIVVMALALVDRGDATTERFAERGTPFRSLITYTDLDIDPVGGP, from the coding sequence ATGCCGCCGCGGGGTGAGACGGGCGGGAACATCCCGTCGGTCCAGGGGCCGGAGCTCCAGCGCAAGCTGGTGAAGGTCATGCTCGACCACGGGTACCGCCGCTTCGACGAGCCCATCGAGCTGGCCAGCGGCGAGCTGAGCCACGACTTCATCGACGCCAAGCGCGCGCTGGCACGGGGACCGAACCTGCACGGGGCCTGCAAGGCCATGATCGACCTGTTCACGTTCTCCGGTCAGAAGTTCGACGCAGTCGGCGGGCTCACCATGGGCGCGGACATGCTCTCCCACGGCATGGCCCTGGTGTCCAAGCAGCGCTGGTTCGTGATCCGCAAGGCCGCGAAGGGGCGGGGCACCGACCAGCGCATCGAGGGCACCGAGCTCACCGAGGGCATGCACGTCCTGGTCGTGGACGACGTGGTCACCACCGGCGGATCGATCCTGGAGGCCTGCGAGGTCGTCGAGGCCGCGGGCGCGATCGTCGTGATGGCCCTGGCCCTCGTCGACCGCGGGGACGCCACCACCGAGCGCTTCGCCGAGCGCGGCACGCCGTTCCGCTCCCTGATCACCTACACCGACCTGGACATCGACCCCGTCGGCGGCCCCTGA
- a CDS encoding type II toxin-antitoxin system VapC family toxin yields the protein MSVLDASAFAEALTSAGSVGAAARARLAEPRRWHAPAILPAEVLSAVRGLLLGGDLTPEHAERARRRLARSRIALHPLAPLADRVWQLRDNLTVYDAWYVALAERLGTALVTTDARLARSSGLACDVELIG from the coding sequence GTGAGCGTCCTGGACGCCTCGGCGTTCGCCGAGGCGCTGACCTCGGCTGGGTCCGTCGGCGCCGCGGCCCGAGCACGGCTCGCGGAGCCGCGGCGGTGGCACGCCCCGGCGATCCTGCCCGCAGAGGTCCTCTCGGCTGTCCGCGGTCTGCTGCTCGGCGGTGACCTCACGCCCGAGCATGCCGAACGGGCGCGCCGACGTCTGGCCCGCAGCCGCATCGCGCTGCACCCGCTCGCGCCGCTCGCCGACCGCGTGTGGCAGCTGCGCGACAACCTGACCGTGTACGACGCCTGGTATGTCGCGCTTGCCGAGCGGCTCGGCACCGCGCTGGTCACCACCGACGCCCGCCTGGCGCGAAGCAGCGGTCTGGCCTGCGATGTCGAGCTGATCGGCTGA